One Saccharopolyspora erythraea NRRL 2338 genomic region harbors:
- a CDS encoding GntP family permease, with amino-acid sequence MDTFVNWLQHDTAGLLTLCAVGIFVLLLMIIRFRLEPFIALIITGLLIALAAGLPVEEIVGSAQSSSDSLLEGGFGSILGHIAAIVGLGTILGSLLEASGGAQLLTRKLLSAFGEKRAPLAMGLAGLVFGIPVFFDIGIFVLAPLVYVAARQGGRSILLYCLPMVGALSMTHAFLPPHPGPVVAAGLLGVDLGWLILMGFACGIPAFVVSSLIFPAWIGKRINLPVPEEMPAASESVDGEDRREPSLGVVALIIGLPLVLILGATFGSITLREGSTLLNVLTFIGNPTVALTIAVLLAFWLLGIRRGMTGGELSALTGTALKPLGMILLVVGAGGFFGKVLSATGVGDALAGSLQAGGLPILVSGYVISSGLRIAQGSATVAIVTTGGILAPLVSGAGYSQAQLALVAVAIAAGSIIASHVNDGGFWIISRYFGIPVKEMLKTWTVLETLLSLTGFGMAALLSVLVA; translated from the coding sequence GTGGACACTTTCGTCAACTGGCTGCAACACGACACAGCCGGTCTGCTCACGCTGTGCGCCGTGGGCATCTTCGTCCTGCTGCTGATGATCATCCGGTTCCGCCTCGAGCCGTTCATCGCGCTGATCATCACCGGCCTGCTCATCGCACTGGCCGCCGGGCTGCCCGTCGAGGAGATCGTCGGGTCCGCCCAGTCCAGCAGCGACTCGTTGCTGGAAGGCGGTTTCGGCAGCATCCTCGGCCACATCGCCGCCATCGTCGGCCTCGGCACCATCCTGGGTTCGCTGCTGGAGGCCTCCGGCGGCGCGCAACTGCTCACCAGGAAGCTGCTCTCGGCCTTCGGCGAGAAGCGCGCACCCTTGGCGATGGGCCTGGCGGGGCTGGTCTTCGGCATCCCGGTGTTCTTCGACATCGGCATCTTCGTGCTCGCGCCGCTGGTCTACGTCGCCGCGCGGCAGGGCGGCCGGTCGATCCTGCTGTACTGCCTGCCGATGGTGGGCGCGCTGTCGATGACCCACGCTTTCCTGCCGCCGCACCCCGGGCCGGTGGTGGCCGCCGGGCTGCTCGGCGTGGACCTGGGCTGGCTGATCCTGATGGGCTTCGCCTGCGGCATCCCGGCGTTCGTGGTCAGCAGCCTGATCTTCCCCGCCTGGATCGGCAAGCGGATCAACCTGCCGGTCCCCGAGGAGATGCCGGCGGCGTCCGAGTCCGTCGACGGCGAGGACCGCCGCGAGCCGAGCCTGGGCGTGGTCGCGCTCATCATCGGGCTGCCGCTGGTGCTGATCCTCGGCGCGACCTTCGGCAGCATCACCCTGCGCGAGGGCAGCACGCTGCTCAACGTGCTCACGTTCATCGGCAACCCCACCGTCGCGCTGACCATCGCGGTGCTGCTGGCGTTCTGGCTACTGGGCATCCGGCGGGGCATGACCGGAGGGGAGCTCTCTGCGCTGACCGGGACGGCGCTCAAGCCACTGGGCATGATCCTGCTGGTGGTCGGCGCGGGCGGCTTCTTCGGCAAGGTGCTCTCGGCGACCGGTGTCGGCGACGCGCTGGCCGGGTCGTTGCAGGCCGGCGGGCTCCCGATCCTGGTGTCGGGCTACGTGATCAGCAGCGGCCTGCGCATCGCCCAGGGTTCGGCCACGGTGGCGATCGTGACCACCGGCGGCATCCTGGCGCCGCTGGTGTCCGGCGCGGGCTACTCGCAGGCGCAGCTCGCCCTGGTCGCGGTGGCCATCGCGGCGGGCTCGATCATCGCCTCGCACGTCAACGACGGCGGATTCTGGATCATCTCGCGCTACTTCGGCATCCCGGTCAAGGAGATGCTCAAGACCTGGACGGTGCTGGAGACGCTGCTGTCGCTGACCGGCTTCGGCATGGCCGCGCTTCTCAGCGTGCTGGTGGCATGA
- a CDS encoding lactonase family protein, whose amino-acid sequence MRDKVVQRRWFLAGLGAAGAAAAAGPALLSSRATPPAQAASTAPHAPHAAAHPAMLMALIGSYTSSTPAGRGLDVAHRADSGALEPGGTVDGVPDASWLAWSPDHQYLYVTNETTQGTVTAVDLTSHTPKVINSQSSRGAGPTHVAVHPEGDFLFTANYTDGSVAVHRRNPDGGIGESTDLVKHAGAQPHAHQIVIDPSKRWVVAVDLGADSVYVHGFDHSTGKLTQNQQLVLPAGTGPRHLVFHPSAKHAYLLSELNSTITVLGFDVESGKFTPGQVLSSRKPGAGGENFPSEIAISRDTGFVYAANRGDNNIATFSVEEKGAKLSFAATAPTGGDWPRHFALDPEQTSVYVANQRSGTITRLARDPGTGLLTPAPEVLEVPSVAVITFHG is encoded by the coding sequence TTGCGCGACAAAGTGGTGCAGCGCCGCTGGTTCCTCGCCGGGCTCGGCGCCGCCGGGGCGGCGGCCGCCGCCGGACCGGCGCTGCTGTCGTCGCGGGCGACGCCGCCTGCACAGGCCGCCTCGACCGCGCCGCACGCCCCGCACGCCGCTGCGCACCCGGCGATGCTGATGGCGCTCATCGGCAGCTACACCTCGTCGACGCCCGCCGGGCGCGGTCTGGACGTCGCCCACCGCGCCGACTCCGGCGCGCTGGAACCCGGCGGCACCGTGGACGGGGTCCCGGACGCCTCCTGGCTGGCGTGGTCGCCGGACCACCAGTACCTCTACGTCACCAACGAGACGACGCAGGGGACCGTGACCGCCGTCGACCTCACCTCGCACACGCCGAAGGTGATCAACAGCCAGAGCAGCCGGGGTGCCGGACCGACGCACGTCGCCGTGCACCCCGAGGGCGACTTCCTGTTCACCGCCAACTACACCGACGGTTCGGTCGCGGTGCACCGCCGCAACCCGGACGGCGGCATCGGCGAGTCCACCGACCTGGTCAAGCACGCCGGCGCGCAGCCGCACGCGCACCAGATCGTGATCGACCCCAGCAAGCGCTGGGTCGTGGCGGTCGACCTGGGCGCGGACTCGGTCTACGTCCACGGGTTCGACCACTCCACCGGCAAGCTCACCCAGAACCAGCAGCTCGTGCTGCCCGCCGGAACCGGACCCCGGCACCTGGTGTTCCACCCGAGCGCGAAGCACGCCTACCTGCTGTCCGAGCTGAACTCCACGATCACGGTCCTCGGCTTCGACGTCGAGAGCGGGAAGTTCACCCCGGGCCAGGTGCTCAGCAGCCGGAAACCCGGAGCAGGGGGCGAGAACTTCCCGTCTGAGATCGCGATCTCCCGCGACACCGGGTTCGTCTACGCGGCCAACCGCGGTGACAACAACATCGCCACCTTCTCGGTCGAGGAGAAGGGCGCGAAGCTCTCCTTCGCCGCGACCGCGCCCACCGGCGGCGACTGGCCCCGCCACTTCGCCCTCGACCCGGAGCAGACCTCGGTCTACGTGGCCAACCAACGCTCCGGCACGATCACCCGGCTCGCCCGCGACCCCGGGACGGGACTGCTCACCCCCGCACCGGAGGTGCTGGAGGTCCCGTCAGTCGCGGTGATCACCTTCCACGGCTGA
- a CDS encoding DUF397 domain-containing protein yields the protein MDTPGLPVPSWRKSSFSGSAENCVEVGFVPGAVAVRDSKDKQGPVLAFAASAFAAFLYSAKAGRLRRE from the coding sequence ATGGACACGCCTGGACTGCCCGTTCCTTCGTGGCGAAAGAGTTCTTTTAGCGGCAGTGCGGAGAACTGTGTCGAGGTCGGGTTCGTGCCCGGTGCGGTCGCCGTGCGGGACTCCAAGGACAAGCAGGGCCCCGTCCTCGCGTTCGCCGCTTCCGCCTTCGCCGCGTTCCTGTACTCGGCGAAGGCCGGGCGGCTGCGGCGCGAGTGA
- a CDS encoding helix-turn-helix domain-containing protein, whose amino-acid sequence MLKSDATLRARQLGAELRRSRQEAGLGSQQVAEKLGISMSKISRLETGACGPKLEDVAGMLALYGVTGRARAQLLELCREIAAGERGWWQRREMSHKQRTLIELESEATRITNYESLLIPGLLQTGEYTRALLQGMGVVPENEIEDRMVTRLLRQSVLRKERAPQLVAIIYEAALRQQVGGPDVMRRQLDYLLEAASWPRVQIRVVPFSAPVHPGLDGPFLKLETADAPSVVHIAVQASSLFLEEREDIDVYNNAIKGLSKVALDARESAELIAGLAVELDRSPSA is encoded by the coding sequence ATGCTCAAGTCGGATGCCACCCTGCGCGCCCGCCAACTCGGCGCGGAACTGCGCCGCTCGAGGCAGGAGGCGGGACTCGGATCGCAGCAGGTGGCGGAGAAGCTCGGCATCTCGATGTCGAAGATCAGCCGCCTGGAAACCGGTGCCTGCGGCCCGAAGCTGGAGGACGTGGCCGGCATGCTCGCGCTCTACGGCGTCACCGGCCGGGCACGCGCGCAACTGCTGGAGCTGTGCCGGGAGATAGCGGCGGGGGAGCGCGGCTGGTGGCAGCGCCGGGAGATGTCGCACAAGCAGCGAACGCTGATCGAGCTGGAGAGCGAAGCGACTCGGATCACCAACTACGAGTCCCTGCTCATACCCGGACTGCTCCAAACCGGTGAGTACACCCGGGCACTCCTGCAAGGCATGGGTGTGGTGCCGGAGAACGAGATCGAGGACAGGATGGTCACCCGGCTCCTGCGGCAGTCGGTGCTGAGGAAGGAGCGGGCGCCGCAGCTCGTGGCGATCATCTACGAAGCGGCGCTGCGGCAGCAGGTCGGCGGACCTGACGTCATGCGACGGCAGTTGGACTACTTGCTGGAGGCAGCATCCTGGCCGCGCGTGCAGATCAGAGTGGTGCCGTTCTCCGCGCCCGTGCATCCAGGGCTTGACGGGCCGTTTCTGAAGCTGGAGACGGCGGATGCGCCATCCGTGGTGCATATCGCGGTCCAAGCATCCAGTCTGTTCCTGGAGGAACGCGAAGACATCGATGTGTACAACAACGCCATCAAAGGGCTGTCGAAGGTTGCTCTCGATGCGCGAGAATCAGCGGAGCTGATCGCCGGTCTTGCAGTCGAGCTGGACCGGTCGCCGAGCGCATAG
- a CDS encoding acyl carrier protein, giving the protein MRVDEIEDKLGNYIRRHLLTEDPPEEFTYSTALFGDGVLDSLRLAMLINFIRNELAVEIPYEHVNRDDFHDVHTIAKMVVGLSSEAK; this is encoded by the coding sequence GTGCGCGTAGACGAGATCGAGGACAAGTTGGGAAACTATATCCGCAGGCACCTGCTGACTGAGGACCCTCCAGAGGAATTCACTTACTCCACCGCCCTCTTCGGCGATGGGGTGCTGGATTCGCTCCGGCTGGCGATGCTGATCAACTTCATCCGCAACGAGCTGGCCGTGGAGATCCCGTACGAGCACGTGAACCGGGACGACTTCCACGATGTGCACACTATCGCCAAGATGGTGGTCGGCCTGTCGAGCGAAGCGAAATAG